Proteins found in one Paenibacillus borealis genomic segment:
- a CDS encoding MMPL family transporter: protein MKGMSGYGKWVAGGKTKWITLLVWIAVVGALTMIWPSVNSQVINNASNLPEDSQSVRAAAVAEKEFPAGSGVPALLVWHREGGLSEEDLLHITAVYSKLEQQPLEHQNFVPPLGQLPPQALQASLSEDGSTLVTPVLFDKNADSDQLGESLTAMKKLVGTETGTDPSAVKQDSGDLSLRVTGPVGISVDATGLFKNADVSLLIATVILVLVFLLLIYRSPILALIPLIGVGFAYGVTSPLLGKMAEEGWITVDSQAVSIMTVLLFGAGTDYCLFMISRFRQMLKVEENKGRALLSAITHSSGAIAMSGFTVVLALFALLLAKYGAYHRFAVPFSVSILIMGIASLTLVPALLAIFGRTSFFPFVPRTPQMEIERAKAKGKPVPQPKRSSKKGIGHLVISRPWAIVGVTVVVLGILASFSSGIKFTYDILSSFPKDMESREGFDLIGKQFSPGELAPAKLMVDTEGLSGGEDLKAILGGLSYVDVVSDPQQGAVNKNITAYDIEFKANPYSIEAMNHIPALQATVEQALTESGIENAQDKVWISGQTATQHDTKELGERDTDLIIPVVIGMITVLLLIYLRSVVATIYLVATVILSFFSALGLGWIIIHYLLGADAIQGAIPLYSFVFLVALGEDYNIFMISNIWKKRKAMPLKQAIAEGVNETGSVITSAGLILAGTFAVLASLPIQVLVQFGIITAIGVLLDTFVVRPFLVPAITVLLGRRAFWPGKHQDVSEASAAGRE, encoded by the coding sequence ATGAAAGGGATGTCAGGCTACGGTAAATGGGTAGCAGGGGGCAAAACGAAATGGATTACCCTTCTGGTGTGGATTGCAGTTGTAGGGGCTTTGACTATGATCTGGCCTTCGGTGAACTCACAGGTTATCAATAATGCATCCAACCTGCCGGAGGATTCGCAATCTGTCCGCGCAGCGGCCGTTGCGGAGAAAGAATTTCCTGCCGGAAGCGGCGTACCTGCCTTGCTGGTATGGCACCGTGAAGGCGGGTTGTCAGAAGAGGATCTCTTACATATAACTGCTGTATACTCCAAGCTTGAACAGCAGCCGCTCGAGCATCAGAACTTCGTTCCGCCGCTTGGACAGCTGCCGCCGCAGGCGCTGCAGGCTTCACTGTCAGAGGACGGAAGTACGCTGGTTACACCGGTGCTGTTTGACAAGAACGCGGACAGTGACCAGCTCGGTGAATCGCTGACTGCGATGAAGAAGCTGGTGGGTACTGAAACAGGCACGGATCCTTCTGCAGTGAAGCAAGACAGCGGCGACTTAAGCCTGCGTGTTACCGGCCCTGTCGGGATATCGGTAGATGCCACAGGCTTGTTCAAGAATGCCGACGTTTCACTGCTGATTGCAACAGTAATTCTGGTGCTCGTCTTCCTGCTGTTGATCTACCGGTCGCCGATTCTGGCATTAATTCCGCTCATTGGAGTCGGCTTTGCTTACGGCGTGACTAGTCCGCTGCTTGGCAAGATGGCAGAGGAAGGCTGGATTACGGTGGATTCGCAGGCCGTATCTATTATGACGGTACTGCTATTCGGGGCGGGTACAGACTACTGCCTGTTTATGATTTCCCGGTTCCGTCAGATGCTGAAGGTTGAGGAGAACAAGGGGCGTGCACTGCTGAGTGCAATCACCCATTCCTCCGGAGCGATCGCCATGAGCGGATTCACAGTTGTGCTTGCGCTCTTCGCGCTGCTGCTGGCCAAATACGGTGCATATCACCGCTTTGCGGTTCCGTTCAGTGTCTCCATACTGATTATGGGGATTGCCAGTCTGACGCTGGTTCCGGCACTCTTGGCTATCTTCGGGCGTACCTCGTTCTTCCCGTTTGTTCCGCGTACTCCGCAGATGGAGATTGAGCGGGCCAAGGCCAAGGGTAAACCGGTACCGCAGCCGAAGCGCTCTTCCAAAAAAGGAATCGGGCATCTTGTCATTTCCCGGCCATGGGCGATTGTGGGAGTAACCGTGGTGGTATTGGGCATTCTGGCCTCCTTCTCCAGCGGAATTAAATTCACCTATGATATCCTATCCTCCTTCCCGAAAGATATGGAATCGCGTGAAGGGTTTGATCTGATCGGCAAGCAGTTCTCTCCCGGAGAGCTTGCACCGGCCAAGCTGATGGTGGATACAGAGGGCCTGAGCGGCGGAGAGGATCTGAAGGCCATCCTGGGCGGCCTGTCCTATGTGGACGTGGTGTCTGACCCGCAGCAGGGGGCCGTCAATAAGAACATCACTGCGTATGATATTGAATTCAAGGCCAATCCGTATTCCATCGAGGCGATGAATCACATTCCTGCACTCCAGGCTACGGTAGAGCAGGCACTCACGGAGTCGGGTATAGAGAACGCGCAGGATAAGGTATGGATTAGCGGACAGACCGCCACCCAGCACGATACCAAGGAGCTTGGGGAACGGGATACCGACCTGATTATACCGGTGGTTATCGGGATGATTACAGTGCTGCTGCTGATCTATCTCAGATCTGTAGTGGCGACCATTTATCTGGTAGCTACAGTAATTCTCTCCTTCTTCTCGGCACTCGGTCTGGGCTGGATTATTATTCATTATCTGCTCGGTGCAGATGCAATTCAAGGCGCAATTCCGCTCTATTCCTTCGTCTTCCTGGTAGCGCTGGGCGAGGATTATAACATCTTCATGATCTCGAATATCTGGAAAAAGCGTAAAGCTATGCCGCTGAAGCAGGCCATCGCCGAAGGCGTGAACGAAACCGGATCGGTGATCACCTCCGCCGGACTCATTCTGGCAGGTACCTTCGCAGTATTGGCGAGTCTGCCTATTCAGGTGCTGGTGCAATTCGGCATCATTACCGCGATTGGCGTGCTGCTGGATACCTTCGTGGTCCGGCCGTTCTTGGTGCCGGCTATCACCGTACTTCTGGGCCGCCGGGCCTTCTGGCCGGGCAAGCATCAGGATGTGAGCGAGGCTTCGGCAGCAGGCCGCGAATAA
- a CDS encoding Ger(x)C family spore germination protein — translation MRTKRGVVFLLLLLMCMTVTGCNFKDIDRRIFVVAIGIDPGKEEGTFKVSLKLAIPQGDVTKIDEKMQILTEESESISEALRRMKSKVEKELDYVHCKTIILGEQIATKDIRHVIDWAMRRRDIQSILNFAIGRPGALGVLQVKPPSERIPSNSLILAMSGQGTESPFISSVFSYQLMRSIYENGIDPILPIIEAQGKEQFLIDKIALLDKNKIKLVLTPDETRLFNLLSRSNLRTNFPAHLGGGLYQYYTERSSSSYRIVTQHEDDPYIRYTIKIRAILEENSTEDMVTHHMLKRIGEAGAAELSEAVTALLIKICDSGMDPLGWGLHYGARHWNNDTEMAVWESLYPRMKFQVKAEVDVKYSGMIK, via the coding sequence ATGAGAACAAAAAGGGGTGTAGTCTTCCTCCTGCTGTTGCTGATGTGCATGACAGTGACAGGCTGCAATTTCAAAGATATCGACCGGAGAATATTTGTGGTCGCCATCGGGATTGACCCCGGCAAGGAGGAGGGGACATTCAAGGTGAGTCTGAAGCTGGCGATTCCGCAGGGGGATGTGACCAAGATTGATGAGAAAATGCAGATACTCACCGAAGAATCGGAGAGTATCTCCGAGGCACTGCGCAGGATGAAGTCCAAAGTGGAGAAGGAGCTGGACTATGTTCACTGCAAGACGATAATTCTGGGTGAGCAAATCGCCACCAAAGATATCCGGCATGTGATAGACTGGGCGATGCGGCGCAGGGATATCCAGTCTATTCTTAATTTTGCCATCGGAAGACCAGGGGCGCTGGGAGTACTGCAGGTGAAGCCGCCGTCCGAGCGAATCCCGTCTAACTCGCTGATTCTGGCGATGAGCGGACAGGGGACGGAGTCGCCTTTTATATCCAGTGTATTCTCCTACCAGCTAATGCGGAGTATTTATGAGAACGGCATCGATCCTATTCTGCCTATCATTGAAGCGCAGGGGAAAGAGCAGTTCCTGATCGATAAGATTGCCCTGCTGGATAAGAATAAAATTAAGCTTGTTCTCACGCCTGACGAGACCAGACTGTTCAATCTGCTGTCCCGGTCCAATCTGCGGACGAACTTTCCGGCACACTTGGGCGGCGGGTTGTACCAGTACTATACAGAGCGCAGCTCCTCCAGCTACCGGATCGTGACGCAGCATGAGGATGACCCGTACATCCGGTACACCATCAAGATCCGTGCAATCCTGGAGGAAAATAGTACAGAGGACATGGTGACCCACCACATGCTGAAAAGGATTGGGGAAGCCGGTGCAGCGGAACTCAGCGAGGCAGTGACAGCATTGCTGATCAAAATCTGCGACAGCGGGATGGACCCTTTGGGCTGGGGGCTGCATTACGGGGCCCGGCACTGGAATAATGACACGGAAATGGCGGTGTGGGAGAGTCTGTATCCCCGGATGAAGTTCCAGGTCAAAGCGGAGGTGGATGTGAAATACTCAGGAATGATCAAATAG
- a CDS encoding GerAB/ArcD/ProY family transporter — MNTLINIINFAPRELIDARFDGAQSSILVAVVTGTLFIYLFTKVINKFPGQGLPEIFGSALPKLLAAPLIFVYAVLWYMAGALILLSFVDITLRFISPDTGPYAILLGFLAVVCLCSRIDSLSLLYGLEVTLGITLPLILYTTVKAVINPDFSWDAVLQVMTHSLHAPDMNSIAAATFTFSGYINLAVFNRVFHGLKLKHIWILSLEGFLVLAICFFVPIGYHGTVGIERHVYTWFTTADSIRIEAFLIERMLYIFYFAYITLSLVSAIIQWHVGKELLLSLLPSTARKPKKKLRQEIVILCLFAAGTFALMRLDQYDLNMLGVFLLHIRWYGELLLILLLFWCYWVVRRRRA; from the coding sequence ATGAATACCTTGATCAATATCATTAATTTCGCCCCCCGGGAGCTGATCGATGCCCGCTTTGACGGTGCGCAGTCCTCCATTCTGGTTGCGGTGGTTACGGGCACCCTGTTTATCTACCTGTTCACCAAAGTCATCAATAAATTCCCCGGACAGGGACTGCCGGAAATCTTCGGGTCGGCCTTGCCGAAGCTTCTGGCTGCTCCGCTGATTTTTGTATATGCGGTTCTCTGGTATATGGCCGGGGCGCTGATCCTGCTGTCCTTTGTGGATATTACGCTGCGCTTTATCAGCCCGGATACAGGGCCGTATGCAATATTACTCGGCTTCCTGGCCGTTGTCTGCCTGTGTTCCCGGATAGACTCGCTGTCATTGCTCTATGGACTGGAGGTGACGCTGGGGATTACCCTGCCCTTAATTCTGTATACGACCGTCAAGGCGGTTATTAATCCGGATTTCAGCTGGGATGCCGTACTGCAGGTGATGACGCATTCCCTTCATGCCCCCGATATGAACAGTATTGCAGCGGCAACGTTTACCTTCAGCGGTTATATCAATCTGGCGGTGTTCAACCGGGTATTTCATGGACTGAAGCTCAAGCATATATGGATTCTAAGTCTGGAAGGTTTTCTGGTGCTTGCGATATGCTTTTTTGTGCCGATCGGATATCACGGGACCGTTGGAATCGAACGGCATGTGTATACGTGGTTTACAACGGCGGACAGCATCCGTATTGAAGCTTTTCTGATCGAACGCATGCTGTATATCTTCTACTTCGCTTACATTACGCTTTCGCTGGTCAGTGCCATTATCCAGTGGCATGTCGGCAAAGAGCTGCTGCTCAGCCTGCTTCCGTCCACAGCCAGGAAACCTAAGAAAAAGCTGCGGCAGGAAATTGTCATCCTGTGCCTGTTTGCTGCGGGAACCTTTGCCCTCATGCGTCTGGATCAATACGACCTTAATATGCTTGGAGTATTCCTGCTGCATATCCGCTGGTACGGGGAGCTGCTGCTGATTCTCCTGCTGTTCTGGTGCTACTGGGTTGTAAGGAGGAGGAGGGCATGA
- a CDS encoding spore germination protein, with translation MSGQEHKQGVTLEWIRAQLSGFGDLEDKIMAVPSGEVSLLYIKSITDGQIISRNIVAPFYEMGNPAAYYSYIVDYPGSEEVTEGTRALDLLLSGYACIGRSGRLCFFDALKAEASGVRETITESISQGPSDALSESLAVNLNMIRRRYQSSSLKMEFTIIGNVSKTKVAILYDESRVNHNVLAELKEKLDSLKLDVLQAAGELEKYISSDKLRIFPKTIVTERPDRVVFNLAEGKVAVMLDTTGYAIVLPSIFNDFFTAMDDKIHLPFVGRFLKLLRILGVSMTLWLPALYIAFTSYNPEIVRVQIALLIGGSRATVPYPSFVEVILMMIMMEFLTEASLRLPRAIGPTATTVGGLILGQAATAAGLIGNIMIILVSVVAISNFLIPLNMMSFSIRVLKYFFVIAAAVLGLVGVVVCLVGFIMYLCSQRSFGQPYFKMFFLDTLGTTLRKKSGGE, from the coding sequence ATGTCAGGACAAGAGCATAAGCAGGGGGTTACCCTGGAATGGATCAGGGCACAGTTGAGCGGTTTCGGCGACCTGGAGGACAAGATCATGGCTGTTCCCTCTGGGGAGGTCAGCCTGCTGTATATCAAGAGTATTACGGATGGACAGATCATCAGCCGGAATATTGTTGCGCCGTTCTACGAGATGGGCAACCCGGCAGCGTACTATAGCTACATCGTGGATTATCCCGGAAGTGAGGAAGTTACAGAGGGGACGCGCGCGCTGGACCTTCTGCTCAGCGGTTATGCCTGTATAGGCAGGTCCGGCCGGCTCTGCTTCTTCGATGCACTCAAGGCTGAGGCTAGCGGTGTTAGAGAAACGATTACCGAGAGTATCAGCCAAGGCCCTTCCGATGCGCTAAGTGAGAGTCTGGCCGTTAATTTGAACATGATCCGGCGGCGTTATCAATCCTCGTCACTTAAGATGGAGTTCACCATCATCGGCAACGTGTCCAAGACCAAGGTGGCTATACTCTATGACGAGAGCAGAGTGAATCACAATGTTCTGGCCGAATTAAAAGAGAAGCTGGACTCTCTTAAGCTGGATGTTCTGCAGGCTGCCGGTGAGCTGGAGAAATATATCAGCAGCGATAAGCTGCGCATTTTCCCTAAGACGATTGTTACAGAGCGTCCGGACCGGGTAGTGTTCAATCTGGCGGAAGGCAAAGTAGCCGTAATGCTGGACACTACCGGATATGCGATTGTGCTTCCGTCTATTTTCAATGATTTCTTCACAGCGATGGATGATAAAATTCACCTTCCCTTTGTAGGACGGTTCTTAAAGCTGCTGCGCATTCTCGGTGTGTCCATGACGCTATGGCTTCCTGCCCTGTATATTGCCTTCACCTCCTACAATCCGGAGATTGTGCGTGTGCAGATCGCTCTGCTGATCGGGGGCAGCCGGGCTACAGTGCCGTATCCTTCCTTTGTCGAGGTCATTCTGATGATGATTATGATGGAGTTTCTGACGGAAGCGAGCTTGCGTCTGCCCAGAGCCATTGGCCCAACGGCAACGACGGTTGGCGGTCTGATTTTGGGGCAAGCGGCCACAGCGGCGGGCCTGATCGGCAACATTATGATTATTCTGGTCTCCGTGGTGGCGATATCCAATTTCCTGATTCCGCTGAATATGATGAGCTTCTCGATCCGTGTGCTGAAATATTTCTTTGTCATTGCTGCGGCGGTGCTCGGGCTTGTGGGTGTCGTCGTCTGCCTGGTGGGCTTCATCATGTATTTATGCAGCCAGCGCAGCTTCGGCCAGCCGTATTTCAAAATGTTTTTCCTCGATACGCTGGGAACGACCCTGAGGAAGAAAAGCGGTGGGGAATGA
- a CDS encoding 3-ketoacyl-ACP reductase: protein MDLRGTSIVITGAGKGIGKALAMALAKEGANLGLISRTSADLEALKSALTEVYDIKVSIAVADIAVREEAERAVVALQNDLGPFDALINNAGIAQFGTFLEMDPTDWERHMQINLFGTYYVTRAALPAMVERSGGNIINISSTAGERGFATGSAYCASKFALMGMTEALAMEVRKHNIRVVALTPSTVNTGLATGAGLKIGDEDRMMQPEDVAELTLAALKLPDRVFLKTAGIWTTNPQ from the coding sequence ATGGATTTAAGAGGAACCAGTATTGTAATTACAGGTGCAGGCAAAGGGATTGGCAAAGCACTCGCGATGGCGCTGGCCAAAGAAGGTGCCAACCTGGGGCTTATCTCCAGAACTTCAGCAGATCTGGAGGCTCTGAAATCGGCATTGACCGAAGTATATGACATCAAGGTCAGCATTGCTGTAGCCGATATCGCGGTGCGTGAAGAGGCAGAGCGGGCGGTTGTGGCCCTGCAGAATGACCTTGGCCCGTTCGACGCGCTCATTAACAATGCCGGGATTGCCCAGTTCGGTACTTTCCTGGAGATGGACCCTACGGACTGGGAACGGCATATGCAGATCAATCTCTTCGGCACTTATTATGTAACCCGCGCGGCGCTGCCTGCGATGGTTGAACGTTCGGGCGGCAACATTATCAACATTTCTTCTACTGCCGGAGAACGCGGCTTCGCTACAGGCTCAGCCTATTGTGCTTCCAAGTTTGCTCTGATGGGGATGACGGAAGCGCTCGCGATGGAAGTCCGCAAGCATAATATCCGCGTCGTGGCACTGACCCCCAGCACCGTCAACACAGGTCTGGCTACAGGCGCCGGCCTGAAGATCGGCGATGAAGACCGGATGATGCAGCCGGAGGATGTGGCTGAGCTGACGCTCGCTGCCCTGAAGCTTCCAGACCGCGTCTTCCTGAAGACCGCTGGCATCTGGACGACCAATCCGCAATAG
- a CDS encoding antibiotic biosynthesis monooxygenase produces the protein MLVVTNTIKIKEGHGEAIASRFGTENGVQSMPGFIRMEVWQGTPKEGVEELKICTVWESEEALNGWTSSPAFRESHRGAGRHEAIVGASLDKYELVLSRTPGN, from the coding sequence ATGCTGGTGGTAACCAACACGATTAAGATCAAAGAAGGACATGGGGAAGCAATCGCCTCACGTTTCGGCACAGAGAACGGAGTGCAGAGCATGCCCGGATTTATCCGCATGGAGGTCTGGCAGGGCACTCCCAAGGAAGGCGTGGAGGAACTGAAGATCTGTACCGTCTGGGAGAGCGAGGAAGCGCTGAACGGCTGGACATCCAGCCCTGCCTTCCGCGAGTCGCACCGCGGTGCCGGCCGCCATGAAGCTATAGTCGGTGCCTCACTCGACAAATATGAGCTGGTGCTCAGCCGTACTCCCGGCAACTGA
- a CDS encoding FAD-dependent oxidoreductase, whose amino-acid sequence MNSPDHRSQGLPQFPESLWMGSTELPSFPELAEDHVTDVAIVGAGITGITTAYLLANAGYKVTLLEAGTILGGTTGFTSAKITAQHGMIYSDLLKHFGEEQARLYFQSNSEALEWIIDTAEELGLSCGLKREAAYLYVDMGDEKTLKQLAAEFEAYSKLGLPGEWLDQVPLPLRAGGAIMLPGQARFHPLEYLKGLLQVVLDKGGTVYEHTMIGEKVNTDGHLTLYTEGEKFKIKCRHAVSASHFPFYDGGSLYFSRLHAERSYCLAIEPEAAYEGGMYLSASEPTRSLRAVEWGERKLVIAGGNNHKTGQGICTFGHYEDLEKFAGELLGIRSIPFRWSAQDLITLDRVPYIGKRAEDEEIYIATGFGKWGMTSGTLAARLIADGIQGSGNPYMELYDPSRFKPSPGIKNFIVQNFSVAKELVAGKVEIIHKKTEDLGPDEGAVVFHDGKRVGGYRDPEGKLHLVDRTCTHLGCECEWNDGERSWDCPCHGSRFSYEGDVLEGPATVPLKNLTAKQ is encoded by the coding sequence ATGAATTCACCAGATCATCGCTCGCAAGGTCTTCCGCAATTTCCGGAATCGTTATGGATGGGCAGCACGGAACTCCCCTCTTTTCCGGAGCTTGCGGAAGATCATGTTACGGATGTAGCCATCGTCGGCGCCGGAATTACCGGCATTACGACGGCTTATTTACTGGCCAATGCCGGATATAAGGTAACGCTGCTTGAAGCAGGCACCATTCTCGGCGGGACCACAGGCTTCACCAGCGCCAAAATCACCGCCCAGCACGGCATGATCTACAGCGATCTGCTGAAGCACTTTGGCGAAGAGCAGGCCCGCCTCTACTTCCAGTCGAACAGCGAAGCGCTGGAGTGGATAATTGATACAGCGGAAGAACTGGGTCTGTCCTGCGGGTTGAAGCGGGAAGCGGCTTATCTGTATGTCGATATGGGAGATGAGAAGACGCTCAAGCAGCTGGCTGCCGAGTTCGAGGCCTACAGCAAGCTCGGGCTGCCCGGAGAATGGCTGGACCAGGTTCCGCTGCCGCTAAGAGCCGGCGGAGCGATCATGCTGCCCGGGCAAGCCCGGTTCCATCCGCTGGAGTACCTGAAAGGGCTGCTGCAGGTTGTGCTGGATAAAGGCGGCACGGTATACGAGCACACGATGATTGGGGAGAAGGTCAATACGGACGGGCACCTTACCCTCTATACCGAAGGGGAGAAATTCAAAATTAAATGCCGTCACGCCGTGTCCGCCTCTCACTTTCCATTCTATGATGGAGGCTCCCTCTATTTCTCCCGGCTGCACGCGGAGCGGTCCTATTGTCTGGCTATTGAGCCGGAAGCTGCTTATGAGGGCGGTATGTACCTGAGTGCCAGTGAACCTACACGCTCGCTGCGCGCGGTGGAATGGGGTGAGCGGAAGCTGGTTATCGCCGGCGGCAATAATCATAAGACCGGACAGGGCATCTGCACCTTCGGCCATTATGAGGATCTGGAGAAGTTTGCGGGAGAATTGCTCGGCATCCGCAGCATCCCCTTCCGCTGGTCGGCGCAGGATCTGATTACCCTGGACCGGGTCCCATACATCGGCAAGCGTGCAGAGGATGAAGAAATCTATATCGCCACCGGCTTCGGCAAGTGGGGCATGACCAGCGGCACGCTGGCTGCACGCCTGATTGCGGACGGAATTCAGGGGAGCGGCAATCCTTATATGGAGCTGTACGATCCATCACGCTTCAAACCCAGCCCCGGCATCAAAAATTTCATCGTGCAGAACTTCTCCGTTGCCAAAGAGCTGGTGGCCGGAAAAGTGGAGATTATCCATAAGAAAACAGAAGATCTCGGGCCGGATGAGGGTGCCGTCGTCTTCCATGACGGCAAACGGGTTGGCGGCTACCGCGACCCTGAGGGCAAGCTGCATCTCGTGGACAGAACCTGCACGCACCTGGGCTGTGAATGCGAATGGAATGACGGGGAGCGCTCCTGGGATTGCCCTTGCCACGGCTCCCGCTTCTCCTATGAGGGTGATGTGCTTGAAGGACCGGCCACGGTGCCGCTTAAGAACCTCACAGCTAAGCAGTGA
- a CDS encoding ABC transporter ATP-binding protein produces the protein MSEQNKGMKPPGRRPGGGGFGGGPGGPGMRMPAEKAKDFKGTLRRLIRYLRPRQVQLIIVFVMAIASTIFSIFSPKVMGRATTKLFEGAYGKLMGMPGAEIDFGYINNILILLAALYLLSSLFSYIQQYVMAGVAQKVVYDMREQINSKLERLPLKYFDSRTHGEILSRATNDVDNISTTLQQSLTQLITSIVTIIGVIVMMLTISPWLTLITIVTLPLSFVVIMLITKRSQTYFIGQQKSLGQLNGHVEEMYTGHRIIKAFGREKNSLKDFNKINDDLYNSGWRSQFISGIIMPLMMFIGNLGYVLVCVVGGIFVTKKAIDVGDIQAFIQYSRQFTMPITQTANIANIIQSTIASAERVFELLDEEEEIPEVGTSLAKRPADAEEGSVEFRHVKFGYKEDAILIEDMNIEVSPGQTIAIVGPTGAGKTTLINLLMRFYEISGGEIIIDGVNITNMKRSELRSKFGMVLQDTWLFNGTIRDNIAYGREGATEADVVRAAKAAHADHFIRTLPLGYNTVLNEEASNISQGQKQLLTIARAILADPSILILDEATSSVDTRTEVQIQKAMNTLMNGRTSFVIAHRLSTIRDADLILVMNQGSVIEKGTHLELLEAGGFYADLYNSQFSGDDLPDVG, from the coding sequence ATGAGTGAGCAGAATAAAGGAATGAAGCCGCCGGGCCGCAGACCGGGCGGTGGCGGATTTGGCGGCGGCCCAGGCGGGCCGGGCATGAGAATGCCGGCTGAGAAAGCCAAGGATTTCAAGGGAACGCTGCGCCGCCTGATCCGGTATTTGCGTCCGCGCCAGGTTCAGCTGATTATTGTGTTTGTGATGGCGATTGCCAGTACCATATTCAGTATCTTCAGCCCTAAAGTGATGGGTAGAGCTACCACCAAATTGTTTGAAGGCGCCTATGGCAAGCTGATGGGCATGCCGGGGGCAGAGATTGATTTTGGCTATATTAATAATATTCTGATCCTCCTGGCTGCGCTGTATCTGTTGAGCTCACTGTTCAGTTATATACAGCAGTATGTAATGGCCGGTGTGGCACAGAAGGTCGTATATGATATGCGTGAGCAGATCAACAGCAAGCTTGAGCGGCTGCCGCTGAAGTATTTCGATTCCCGGACACACGGGGAAATCCTAAGCCGCGCGACCAATGATGTGGATAATATCAGCACTACCCTGCAGCAGAGCTTGACCCAGCTTATTACGTCCATTGTGACGATTATCGGTGTCATAGTGATGATGCTGACCATCAGCCCGTGGCTGACGTTAATTACCATAGTAACCCTGCCGCTTAGCTTCGTGGTTATTATGCTGATTACCAAACGCTCACAGACCTATTTCATCGGCCAGCAGAAATCGCTGGGCCAGCTGAATGGCCATGTAGAGGAAATGTATACCGGACACCGTATTATCAAAGCGTTCGGACGTGAGAAGAACTCCCTGAAAGACTTTAACAAGATCAATGATGACCTGTACAATTCCGGCTGGAGATCCCAGTTCATCTCCGGGATTATCATGCCGCTGATGATGTTTATCGGGAACCTTGGTTATGTGCTCGTATGTGTGGTCGGCGGGATCTTCGTAACCAAGAAAGCGATTGATGTCGGTGATATCCAGGCATTCATCCAGTATTCGCGCCAGTTCACCATGCCAATTACGCAGACAGCCAATATTGCCAACATTATTCAGTCCACAATCGCTTCGGCCGAACGTGTATTTGAACTGCTGGATGAAGAAGAGGAAATTCCTGAAGTGGGGACTTCACTTGCGAAACGTCCAGCGGATGCAGAAGAGGGCTCCGTGGAGTTCCGCCATGTGAAATTCGGCTACAAAGAGGATGCTATTCTCATTGAAGACATGAATATCGAGGTCAGCCCGGGACAGACCATTGCAATTGTAGGTCCGACCGGAGCCGGTAAAACGACCCTCATCAACCTGCTGATGCGCTTCTATGAGATCAGCGGCGGGGAGATTATTATCGATGGTGTCAATATCACCAATATGAAGCGCAGCGAGCTGCGCAGCAAATTCGGTATGGTGCTTCAGGATACCTGGCTGTTCAACGGCACCATCCGTGACAATATCGCTTACGGCCGGGAAGGTGCTACGGAAGCTGATGTGGTCCGGGCAGCCAAAGCTGCGCATGCCGACCACTTCATCCGTACGCTGCCGCTGGGCTATAACACGGTCCTGAATGAGGAAGCCTCGAACATCTCCCAAGGGCAAAAGCAGCTGCTTACCATTGCCCGGGCAATTCTGGCTGATCCATCGATCCTGATCCTGGATGAAGCAACCAGCAGCGTCGATACCCGTACGGAAGTGCAGATTCAGAAGGCTATGAATACGCTGATGAACGGCAGAACCAGCTTCGTCATCGCCCACCGCCTGTCCACCATCCGTGATGCGGATCTGATTCTGGTCATGAATCAGGGCAGCGTGATCGAGAAGGGTACTCATCTGGAGCTGCTCGAAGCAGGCGGCTTCTACGCCGACCTCTACAACAGCCAGTTCTCCGGGGATGATCTGCCGGACGTGGGTTAA
- a CDS encoding Fur family transcriptional regulator, whose translation MRTLNLTSQRQAVYDIVRNSHDHPTAAEVMNRLVEQGHNLAYGTVYNSLRYLSDKQMIRELKLGEAASRYDARLDDHQHIICEICGAVDEVMSQVPQAWIDKVAEDTGYSITHTHVVFGGVCPACRNKNSH comes from the coding sequence ATGAGAACGCTAAACTTAACTTCTCAACGTCAAGCTGTTTATGATATCGTCCGTAATTCCCATGACCATCCTACTGCTGCGGAAGTCATGAACCGGCTTGTAGAGCAAGGGCATAACCTGGCCTATGGGACTGTCTATAATTCACTGCGGTATCTTTCAGATAAGCAGATGATCCGTGAACTGAAGCTCGGAGAGGCGGCCAGCAGATATGATGCCCGGCTGGATGACCACCAGCATATTATCTGCGAGATCTGCGGCGCGGTGGATGAAGTGATGAGTCAGGTTCCGCAGGCGTGGATCGACAAGGTGGCGGAGGATACGGGTTATTCCATCACCCATACACATGTTGTATTTGGAGGCGTATGTCCAGCCTGTCGGAATAAGAATTCGCACTAG